In Cellvibrio polysaccharolyticus, a genomic segment contains:
- a CDS encoding Tex family protein, which produces MNSISQRIAEELNVLPQQVNAAVGLLDEGATVPFISRYRKEVTGGLDDSQMRTLEERLRYLRELEDRRAAILKSITEQEKLTPELERDILAADTKNRLEDLYLPYKPKRRTKGQIAIEAGLLPLAEALLADPTLNPEAEAAAYLNAEHKIETAKDALDGAKYILMEKFSEDAELLGKLRHFLQQEATLSARVATGKDTDTSQEVQKFRDYFEHDEPLKSTPSHRALAMFRGRNEGVLSIAIKVGDEENRVGHPCESMVAEHWSIQDQGRAADTWLAEVVRWTWRVKLLTHLETDLLGELREKAEEDAIKVFASNLKDLLLAAPAGQKATIGLDPGMRTGVKVAVVDATGKVLDHCAIFPTPPFNKIRESEAVLVNLCRKHNVGLIAIGNGTASRETEKFVKDVLKAHIDITASSVIVNEAGASVYSASEFASKEFPDLDVTIRGAISIARRLQDPLAELVKIDPKSIGVGQYQHDVSQSQLARSLDAVVEDCVNAVGVEVNTASAALLARVSGLNSTLANNIVEFRNQNGAFTSRTSLKKVPRLGEKTFEQAAGFLRVANGENPLDASAVHPESYSVVEKIAQKNGRELKGVIGDTNFLRGIKAADYTDEKFGLPTVTDIIKELDKPGRDPRPEFKTAQFQEGVEEITDLIPGMILEGTVTNVTNFGAFIDIGVHQDGLVHISALSNTFVKDPREVVKAGDIVKAKVMEVDVPRKRIALSLRLDDTPGEKVEGPKGGARNNSQNQNRNAQRNNPAPAAMGSMGALLQQALKKK; this is translated from the coding sequence ATGAACAGTATCTCCCAACGCATTGCCGAAGAATTGAATGTCTTGCCGCAACAGGTAAACGCTGCTGTCGGCCTGCTCGACGAAGGGGCAACGGTTCCTTTTATCTCCCGTTACCGTAAAGAAGTCACCGGCGGGCTGGATGACTCGCAAATGCGTACCCTGGAAGAGCGCCTGCGCTACCTGCGCGAACTGGAAGACCGCCGCGCCGCCATTCTTAAAAGCATCACCGAGCAGGAAAAGCTCACCCCGGAACTGGAGCGCGACATTCTTGCCGCCGATACCAAAAACCGCCTTGAAGACCTTTACCTGCCCTACAAACCCAAGCGCCGCACCAAAGGCCAAATCGCCATCGAAGCCGGTTTGTTACCGCTCGCCGAAGCCCTGCTGGCTGACCCGACCCTGAACCCGGAAGCGGAAGCCGCTGCTTACCTGAATGCCGAGCACAAAATCGAAACCGCCAAAGACGCGCTCGACGGTGCCAAATACATCCTCATGGAAAAATTCAGTGAAGATGCCGAACTGCTGGGCAAGCTGCGTCACTTCCTGCAACAGGAAGCCACCCTCAGCGCCCGCGTTGCTACCGGTAAAGACACCGACACCTCGCAGGAAGTACAAAAATTCCGCGACTACTTTGAACACGACGAACCGCTGAAAAGCACGCCGTCGCACCGTGCGCTGGCGATGTTCCGTGGCCGTAACGAAGGTGTGTTGAGTATCGCCATCAAAGTCGGCGATGAAGAAAATCGTGTGGGGCATCCGTGTGAAAGCATGGTGGCCGAGCACTGGAGCATTCAGGACCAGGGCCGCGCCGCTGACACCTGGCTGGCCGAAGTGGTGCGCTGGACCTGGCGAGTAAAACTCTTAACGCATCTGGAAACCGATCTGCTGGGTGAACTGCGCGAAAAAGCCGAAGAAGACGCCATCAAAGTATTCGCCTCCAACCTGAAAGATTTGTTGCTGGCAGCACCGGCCGGGCAAAAAGCGACTATCGGCCTCGACCCGGGTATGCGCACCGGCGTAAAAGTCGCGGTGGTTGATGCCACCGGTAAAGTGCTGGATCACTGCGCGATTTTCCCCACGCCGCCGTTCAACAAAATTCGAGAATCCGAAGCGGTGCTGGTCAACCTGTGCAGAAAACACAATGTCGGTTTAATCGCCATTGGTAACGGTACCGCCTCGCGCGAAACCGAAAAATTTGTAAAAGACGTATTAAAGGCGCACATCGACATTACCGCCAGCAGCGTTATTGTTAACGAAGCCGGTGCCTCGGTGTACTCCGCATCGGAATTCGCCTCCAAAGAATTTCCGGACCTGGACGTAACCATTCGTGGTGCCATCTCCATTGCCCGCCGCCTGCAAGACCCGCTCGCCGAGCTGGTAAAAATTGACCCCAAATCTATCGGTGTCGGCCAATACCAGCACGACGTATCGCAATCACAACTCGCCCGTTCGCTGGATGCGGTGGTAGAAGACTGCGTAAACGCCGTGGGTGTAGAAGTAAATACCGCATCGGCAGCGCTGCTGGCTCGCGTATCCGGCTTGAACAGCACGCTGGCTAACAACATTGTGGAATTCCGCAACCAGAATGGTGCCTTCACCTCGCGCACTTCATTGAAAAAAGTACCGCGCCTGGGCGAAAAAACTTTTGAACAAGCCGCCGGCTTCTTGCGCGTGGCCAACGGAGAAAACCCGCTGGATGCTTCGGCGGTGCACCCGGAATCCTATTCGGTGGTAGAAAAAATTGCGCAAAAAAATGGCCGCGAATTAAAAGGCGTTATTGGCGATACCAACTTTTTGCGCGGCATTAAAGCAGCAGACTACACCGACGAAAAATTCGGTTTACCTACCGTAACTGACATCATCAAGGAATTGGACAAGCCAGGCCGCGACCCGCGCCCGGAATTCAAAACCGCACAATTCCAGGAAGGCGTAGAAGAAATCACCGACCTGATACCGGGCATGATTCTGGAAGGCACCGTCACCAACGTCACCAACTTCGGAGCGTTTATTGACATCGGCGTGCATCAGGACGGCCTGGTACACATCTCCGCCTTGTCCAACACCTTTGTAAAAGACCCGCGCGAAGTAGTCAAAGCCGGTGACATCGTAAAAGCCAAAGTGATGGAAGTAGACGTGCCGCGCAAGCGCATTGCTTTGTCTCTGCGCCTTGACGACACCCCCGGTGAAAAAGTCGAAGGGCCAAAAGGCGGCGCTCGCAACAACAGCCAAAACCAGAACCGCAACGCCCAACGCAACAACCCGGCACCCGCTGCCATGGGCAGCATGGGCGCACTGCTCCAACAGGCGCTGAAGAAAAAGTAA
- a CDS encoding IS110 family RNA-guided transposase, with the protein MSEHVAVIGVDLAKNVFQVCAASGSGKRLINKKITRAKLLDFFVNLPPCLVGMEACSSAHHWARQIQKLGHHVKLIPPQFVKPYVKSNKNDAADADAICEAVTRPTMRFVAIKSEEQQALLLLHRDRKGLVGERSAIANRLRASLAEFGLIVPVGIHKLRAWLQQDYGAYEETLPVMMRLHAQRLAGRLRQIDQHIDEIEHEIKRYNPDIELTKRLQEVPGIGPLTASALVATIKDGSSFKSGREFSAWLGLVPRQHSSGGKDRLLGISKRGDTYLRTLFIHGARAVIKHMNPRRSMTPWIAELMRRRHRNVVIVALANKLARIAWALMSKGKSYDEAFGF; encoded by the coding sequence ATGAGCGAACATGTTGCTGTGATCGGGGTTGATCTTGCAAAGAATGTATTTCAGGTTTGTGCTGCCAGTGGTTCAGGTAAAAGGTTAATTAATAAAAAAATAACCCGAGCAAAATTATTAGATTTTTTTGTTAACCTGCCGCCCTGTCTGGTGGGCATGGAAGCGTGCAGCAGCGCCCATCATTGGGCAAGGCAAATACAAAAGCTGGGTCACCATGTGAAGTTAATACCACCTCAATTTGTAAAGCCTTACGTAAAAAGCAATAAAAATGACGCAGCAGATGCGGACGCAATTTGTGAGGCTGTGACCCGGCCTACCATGCGTTTTGTTGCCATAAAGTCCGAGGAACAGCAAGCACTGCTATTGCTCCATCGGGATAGAAAGGGGTTGGTGGGGGAGAGATCTGCAATAGCCAATCGACTCAGGGCGTCTTTGGCTGAGTTTGGCTTGATTGTTCCCGTTGGTATACACAAGTTGAGAGCCTGGTTGCAACAGGATTATGGTGCCTACGAAGAGACCCTTCCCGTGATGATGAGGCTCCATGCGCAACGATTGGCTGGCAGGCTAAGGCAAATTGATCAGCACATTGATGAAATCGAACACGAGATAAAGCGCTACAACCCGGATATAGAGCTTACGAAACGGTTACAAGAAGTTCCAGGTATAGGACCTTTAACTGCGTCGGCATTGGTGGCGACTATCAAAGACGGCAGCAGTTTCAAGAGTGGAAGGGAGTTTTCAGCGTGGCTTGGTCTTGTTCCCCGCCAGCATTCCAGTGGAGGAAAAGATCGCCTGCTGGGCATCAGTAAACGAGGCGATACCTATTTGAGAACGCTTTTTATTCATGGTGCAAGAGCAGTTATCAAACATATGAATCCCAGGCGATCTATGACTCCCTGGATCGCAGAGTTAATGAGGCGTCGTCACCGGAATGTAGTTATTGTTGCTTTGGCAAACAAGCTGGCTCGTATTGCCTGGGCACTGATGAGCAAAGGCAAAAGTTACGATGAAGCGTTTGGATTTTAA
- a CDS encoding SRPBCC family protein has translation MSSSDVRVETEIEASADTVWNIISSFSKWSDWHKSGVEVRMKNGVPVLLKTQMSGLPLRINLNKVKIVERRHLEWTGTLPIIGGLLRGIRKFTLSEISESRCKLIQEETFCGAFSGLAKRKLITSYQHRYSLHNQKIKAIAESKYNKA, from the coding sequence ATGAGCAGTTCTGATGTCAGAGTCGAAACAGAAATCGAGGCAAGTGCCGATACTGTATGGAATATTATTTCAAGTTTCTCAAAATGGAGTGACTGGCATAAAAGTGGTGTCGAAGTCCGCATGAAAAATGGGGTCCCAGTATTACTTAAAACCCAAATGTCTGGCCTGCCGTTAAGAATAAATCTAAACAAAGTAAAAATTGTAGAGCGTAGGCATCTAGAATGGACTGGGACACTTCCAATAATTGGAGGTTTGCTTCGCGGCATAAGAAAGTTTACGTTATCTGAAATATCCGAATCCCGCTGCAAATTAATACAAGAAGAAACATTTTGTGGTGCTTTTAGTGGTTTGGCAAAGCGTAAACTAATCACTTCTTACCAGCATAGGTATAGTCTTCACAATCAAAAAATTAAAGCTATAGCTGAGTCAAAATATAACAAAGCGTAG
- a CDS encoding DUF4180 domain-containing protein, producing the protein MNITIASEHGLIIHDRTQVEDAISLCWGADGLLLTENDVGHDFFRLESGVAGELLQKLVNYGVKTAFVCHNPSAYGQRFSELASELSTHPQVRFFRAAHDATDWLHADGTSA; encoded by the coding sequence ATGAACATCACAATCGCTTCAGAACACGGTTTGATCATCCACGACAGAACTCAGGTCGAAGATGCGATTAGCTTGTGCTGGGGAGCTGATGGACTGCTTCTTACCGAAAATGACGTTGGGCATGATTTTTTTCGTCTTGAAAGCGGAGTTGCTGGTGAGCTTCTACAGAAGCTCGTCAACTACGGAGTCAAGACCGCTTTTGTATGCCACAATCCAAGCGCATACGGGCAGCGATTCTCGGAGCTAGCCTCAGAGCTCTCTACTCACCCACAAGTGCGGTTCTTTCGCGCTGCGCATGATGCAACCGATTGGCTACATGCTGATGGAACCAGTGCCTAA
- a CDS encoding DUF1493 family protein, which yields MEITKEVYEVISHHTLEKPEALSNELYIEQNLKLSGDDVAELLEEMQSKFEIDFSTFNFSLHFSPEVGWSENPEFGYYPVTISHLVQVATSKVWFLPEKNEANFQKEKKHTLLLKGAIVAIIVILGLGLLLIQ from the coding sequence ATGGAAATCACTAAAGAAGTTTACGAAGTCATATCTCATCACACCTTGGAAAAGCCTGAAGCTCTTTCGAATGAGCTATATATTGAGCAAAACCTAAAGTTATCTGGTGACGACGTTGCTGAGCTTCTTGAAGAAATGCAAAGTAAGTTTGAAATAGACTTTTCTACATTTAATTTTTCGCTACACTTTTCCCCTGAAGTTGGGTGGTCTGAAAATCCGGAATTTGGTTATTATCCTGTAACAATTAGCCATTTGGTTCAAGTTGCTACTTCGAAGGTTTGGTTTCTACCAGAAAAAAATGAAGCTAACTTCCAAAAAGAGAAAAAACACACACTCCTTTTAAAGGGTGCCATTGTGGCAATTATCGTAATTCTTGGTTTAGGTTTATTGCTAATTCAGTAA
- a CDS encoding DUF6404 family protein, giving the protein MTFEEKFSFATKELEIAKIWKSNYNPPFVKLIHKLGFKVPPPHYNSFLTNALSTGIYFGLVWGLLMYFLVWKEQGMPIALISLATLFAGTFFGVGMASYYKYSV; this is encoded by the coding sequence ATGACTTTCGAAGAAAAATTTAGCTTTGCAACTAAAGAACTTGAAATCGCTAAGATTTGGAAATCGAATTACAACCCACCGTTTGTAAAATTAATCCATAAGCTTGGTTTTAAGGTTCCGCCTCCCCATTACAATTCCTTTCTAACCAATGCGCTTTCAACTGGAATCTACTTTGGCTTGGTGTGGGGGCTATTGATGTATTTTTTGGTTTGGAAAGAGCAAGGTATGCCGATCGCATTAATTTCCTTAGCTACCCTCTTTGCTGGTACTTTTTTTGGCGTAGGTATGGCTTCATATTACAAATACAGTGTTTAA
- a CDS encoding transposase, with protein MARRKHYNFYDDDFKATAVALTEISGVKATHVAEALDIHEVMLYRWRMEMRRGQIMAKKKNIQIDPEMKSELKRLRQLERDHNLLKEEQWTSQTLVDTPKLHNGLPRL; from the coding sequence ATGGCCAGAAGAAAACACTATAATTTTTATGATGACGACTTTAAAGCGACAGCCGTTGCACTAACGGAGATTTCGGGAGTGAAAGCAACCCACGTTGCCGAAGCGCTCGATATTCACGAAGTCATGCTATATCGTTGGCGAATGGAGATGCGACGAGGTCAGATCATGGCAAAGAAGAAAAACATTCAAATCGATCCGGAGATGAAGTCCGAGCTAAAGCGCTTGCGCCAGCTTGAACGAGATCACAACCTCCTTAAGGAGGAGCAATGGACTTCCCAGACTCTAGTGGACACGCCTAAGCTACACAATGGACTTCCCAGACTCTAG
- a CDS encoding IS3 family transposase (programmed frameshift), whose translation MSNQRYTPEFKDEAVKQVTERGYSIAEVAQRLGVSTHSLYKWVNAAAPDKSDVQERELLEAKREILKLKSQLQRTEEERDIFKKGRAVLCQPARVKYQYINDHQHCFSIQLMCRLFGVARSGFYQWLHKSSSHRSLEDARLLVLIRDSYNASHGIYGSPRICLDLREIGERCSKHRVARIMKTHQIKAIRGYKAPGKIVGRPSLVSSNQLNREFTVEQPDHYWVTDITYIRTWQGWLYLAVVVDLFSRKVVGWSMKPSLAKEIVLDALLMAVWRRRPKQRVLIHSDQGSQYGSDEWLRFCKHHNLEPSMSRRGNCWDNAVAESFFSSLKKERIKKRIYKTREMARADVFDYIEMFYNQTRRHSHLGGVSPEAFERASK comes from the exons ATGAGTAATCAACGGTATACCCCGGAATTTAAAGACGAAGCAGTTAAGCAGGTCACCGAACGTGGATATTCCATTGCCGAGGTGGCCCAGCGCCTTGGCGTTTCTACACACAGCCTTTACAAATGGGTCAACGCGGCAGCACCCGATAAATCGGATGTTCAGGAGCGGGAGTTACTGGAGGCAAAACGTGAAATTCTTAAACTCAAATCACAATTGCAACGTACGGAAGAAGAGCGCGATATAT TTAAAAAAGGCCGCGCGGTACTTTGCCAGCCAGCCCGAGTGAAGTACCAATATATCAACGATCATCAGCACTGCTTTAGCATTCAACTGATGTGTCGGTTGTTTGGAGTAGCACGCAGTGGTTTTTATCAATGGCTCCATAAATCCTCATCCCATCGATCCCTGGAGGATGCTCGATTACTGGTGTTGATTCGTGACTCCTATAACGCAAGTCACGGTATTTATGGCTCACCACGCATTTGTCTCGATTTACGTGAAATCGGTGAGCGTTGTAGTAAGCACCGCGTGGCGAGAATCATGAAAACCCATCAAATCAAGGCTATTCGCGGCTATAAGGCTCCCGGGAAAATTGTTGGGCGTCCATCATTGGTCAGTTCAAATCAGCTCAACCGGGAATTTACAGTCGAACAGCCGGATCATTATTGGGTGACGGATATTACCTATATCAGAACCTGGCAAGGCTGGTTGTATTTGGCGGTTGTAGTGGATCTGTTTTCACGCAAGGTGGTGGGCTGGTCAATGAAGCCTTCGTTGGCCAAAGAGATTGTGCTGGATGCGTTGCTGATGGCTGTTTGGCGCCGCCGTCCTAAACAACGGGTGTTGATACACTCTGACCAAGGCTCACAGTATGGCAGTGATGAGTGGTTGCGCTTTTGCAAGCACCACAATCTTGAGCCCAGTATGAGTCGGCGTGGAAATTGTTGGGATAATGCCGTTGCCGAATCATTTTTTAGCAGCCTGAAAAAGGAACGCATCAAGAAAAGGATTTATAAAACCCGTGAAATGGCGCGGGCAGACGTGTTTGATTATATCGAGATGTTCTACAATCAAACGCGTCGCCATAGTCATCTCGGTGGCGTCAGTCCGGAGGCGTTTGAACGCGCCTCAAAATGA
- a CDS encoding GNAT family N-acetyltransferase, translating into MNIEIRKFKNCDVASFHQAVLEAAKHASGWLPWCNERYSLSEAEQWVRSSIEEWEVGNEYRFVIVESDSQEVVGSIAINNIIKAHKIGNLGYWVRGSCLNKGVCSSAAKLVIEYAFKNLNFSRIEIVVLESNVASIRVAEKIGATYEGTLKNKISLNGISLPARCYSVIPQEKKAF; encoded by the coding sequence ATGAATATAGAAATCAGAAAATTTAAAAACTGTGATGTCGCATCATTTCATCAAGCAGTTTTAGAGGCTGCCAAGCACGCCTCTGGTTGGTTGCCTTGGTGCAATGAGCGTTATAGCCTTTCCGAAGCCGAACAGTGGGTTAGGAGCTCAATAGAGGAGTGGGAAGTCGGTAACGAATATCGTTTTGTTATTGTTGAATCGGATTCCCAGGAAGTTGTAGGTTCAATTGCGATAAATAATATTATCAAGGCTCATAAAATTGGTAATCTTGGTTACTGGGTCAGGGGAAGCTGCTTGAACAAAGGAGTATGTTCATCGGCAGCAAAATTAGTTATCGAATACGCATTTAAAAATTTGAATTTCAGTCGTATTGAAATTGTCGTGTTGGAGAGTAATGTTGCTAGCATTCGAGTTGCTGAAAAAATTGGTGCAACCTATGAGGGCACACTTAAAAACAAGATCAGTTTGAACGGAATTTCTTTGCCGGCCAGGTGTTATTCAGTAATTCCACAAGAGAAAAAAGCATTTTAA
- a CDS encoding DUF998 domain-containing protein: MLTTVITVVAAMYLLASLIALAPRKPGYSHIAHSISEIGEVGAPNKHFVAFGLFLPIGLVLLLVAYLVRTDSPAAAALALYIAIGYIGAAAFPCDPGSPLFGTVRQVLHNLAGAVEYVGGGFALVKLAESFGQPFKAAGFVVLGTAIALSVLPSNSIGGLIQRIAEICLFGGLALAVWWGSAV, translated from the coding sequence ATGCTCACAACTGTAATAACAGTTGTCGCTGCCATGTACCTTTTGGCTAGCCTCATTGCACTCGCGCCACGCAAGCCTGGCTACAGTCACATCGCGCACTCCATTAGCGAGATCGGCGAAGTCGGAGCACCCAATAAGCACTTTGTTGCGTTTGGTCTCTTTCTGCCTATCGGCTTGGTCCTGCTGCTCGTTGCCTACTTGGTTCGCACTGACTCGCCTGCGGCAGCTGCTCTTGCGCTCTATATCGCTATTGGCTACATCGGTGCGGCCGCGTTTCCCTGCGACCCGGGCTCTCCTTTGTTCGGTACTGTTCGCCAGGTTCTCCATAATCTTGCCGGGGCTGTTGAGTACGTTGGCGGCGGATTCGCTCTAGTGAAGCTTGCTGAGAGTTTCGGCCAGCCCTTCAAGGCCGCCGGGTTCGTTGTGCTTGGCACCGCCATCGCACTATCCGTTCTTCCTTCAAATTCGATCGGTGGCCTCATTCAGCGCATTGCAGAGATCTGCCTATTCGGTGGCCTTGCATTGGCCGTTTGGTGGGGCAGTGCCGTCTAA